The Terriglobales bacterium genome window below encodes:
- the sdhB gene encoding succinate dehydrogenase iron-sulfur subunit, which translates to MPDKTIILKIKRQRDPNSEARWEEFEIPHRPNMNVISVLMELALNPVNRQGQPTTPITYDSNCLEEVCGSCAMLINGKARMACSALVDQLEQPIHLEPLSKFPVVRDLSVDRSVLFENLKRVQAWIPLDGTYFLGPGPRLGPKAQEEAYPLSRCISCCCCMEVCPQFNEHTGFVGAATIAQVRLFNIHPTGKALAHERLQALMGDGGIQECAFSQNCVEICPKSIPLTKSIADVNGQVVRQAVSDFLFK; encoded by the coding sequence ATGCCCGACAAGACCATCATCCTGAAGATCAAGCGCCAGCGCGATCCCAACTCCGAGGCCCGCTGGGAGGAGTTCGAGATCCCCCACCGGCCCAACATGAACGTCATCTCGGTGCTGATGGAGCTGGCGCTCAACCCGGTGAACCGCCAGGGGCAGCCCACTACCCCCATCACCTACGACTCCAACTGCCTGGAGGAGGTCTGCGGCTCCTGCGCCATGCTCATCAACGGCAAGGCCCGCATGGCCTGCTCCGCCCTGGTCGACCAACTGGAGCAGCCCATCCACCTCGAGCCGCTGAGCAAATTCCCGGTGGTGCGCGACCTCTCCGTGGACCGCAGCGTGCTCTTCGAGAACCTGAAGCGGGTGCAGGCCTGGATCCCGCTCGACGGCACCTACTTCCTGGGCCCCGGGCCCCGCCTCGGTCCCAAGGCCCAGGAGGAGGCCTACCCGCTCTCCCGCTGCATCTCCTGCTGCTGCTGCATGGAGGTGTGCCCGCAGTTCAACGAACACACCGGCTTCGTGGGGGCCGCCACCATCGCCCAGGTGCGCCTGTTCAACATCCATCCCACCGGCAAGGCCCTGGCCCACGAGCGCCTGCAGGCGCTGATGGGCGACGGCGGCATCCAGGAGTGCGCCTTCTCCCAGAACTGCGTGGAGATCTGCCCCAAGAGCATCCCTCTGACCAAGTCCATCGCCGACGTGAACGGGCAGGTGGTCCGCCAGGCCGTCTCCGACTTCTTATTCAAGTGA
- the sdhA gene encoding succinate dehydrogenase flavoprotein subunit, with amino-acid sequence MAAVPRIIVVGGGLAGLSAVIKIAEMGGHVDLFSIVPVKRSHSVCAQGGINAAKNLKGEGDSTWQHVDDTIYGGDFLANQPPVKDMCDAAPAIIDLLDRMGVPFNRTSEGLLDFRRFGGTLYHRTAFAGATTGQQLLYALDEQVRRYEADGRVRKFEGWEFLSAVLDSNKICRGICALDLRSMEVRTFPAGAVIICTGGIGAIFGKSTNSVVCTGSAQSALYQQGCYYANGEFIQVHPTAIPGEDKLRLMSESARGEGGRVWVPKQKGDKREPRSIPESERWYFLEEWYPKYGNLVPRDVATRAIHKVVYEHDLGVEGQPMVYLDLTHIERAVLDRKLEGILEIYEKFIGDDPHDVPMKIFPGMHYTMGGLWVDFKQATNLPGIFAAGECEYQYHGANRLGANSLVSCIWGGFVAGPEAVKYAASAPPATNGCFEAERKRQEEINARLVKSDGTENPFRLWRELGEIMTRNCTVIRYNKNLKETDTKLHELLERFQHINLSDKQMWANTTFTFTRQLYNMLQLARVIAQGAGMRDESRGAHYKPEFPERDDKNWLKTTKAYFAADADEPRFEFEAVDTSLIPPRPRKY; translated from the coding sequence ATGGCAGCTGTTCCCAGGATCATCGTGGTGGGCGGGGGCCTGGCGGGCCTCTCCGCCGTCATCAAGATCGCCGAGATGGGCGGGCACGTGGACCTGTTCTCCATCGTTCCCGTCAAGCGCTCGCACTCGGTCTGCGCCCAGGGCGGCATCAACGCCGCCAAGAACCTGAAGGGCGAGGGCGACTCCACCTGGCAGCACGTCGACGACACCATCTACGGCGGCGACTTCCTCGCCAACCAGCCCCCGGTCAAGGACATGTGCGACGCCGCTCCCGCCATCATCGACCTGCTCGACCGCATGGGCGTGCCCTTCAACCGCACCTCCGAGGGTCTGCTCGACTTCCGCCGCTTCGGCGGCACCCTCTACCATCGCACCGCCTTCGCCGGCGCCACCACCGGCCAGCAGCTCCTCTACGCGCTCGACGAGCAGGTGCGCCGCTACGAGGCCGACGGCCGGGTGCGCAAGTTCGAGGGCTGGGAGTTCCTCTCCGCGGTGCTCGACTCCAACAAGATCTGCCGCGGCATCTGTGCCCTGGATCTGCGCAGCATGGAGGTGCGCACCTTCCCGGCCGGCGCGGTCATCATCTGCACCGGGGGTATCGGCGCCATCTTCGGCAAGAGCACCAACTCCGTGGTCTGTACCGGCTCCGCCCAGTCCGCTCTCTACCAGCAGGGCTGCTACTACGCCAACGGCGAGTTCATCCAGGTGCATCCCACCGCTATCCCCGGCGAGGACAAGCTGCGCCTCATGTCGGAGTCGGCTCGCGGCGAGGGCGGCCGCGTCTGGGTCCCCAAGCAGAAGGGCGACAAGCGCGAGCCCCGCTCCATCCCCGAATCCGAGCGCTGGTACTTCCTGGAAGAGTGGTACCCCAAGTACGGCAACCTGGTACCCCGCGACGTGGCCACCCGCGCCATCCACAAGGTGGTCTACGAGCACGACCTGGGCGTGGAAGGCCAGCCCATGGTCTATCTCGACCTCACTCACATCGAGCGCGCCGTGCTCGACCGCAAGCTGGAGGGCATCCTCGAGATCTACGAGAAGTTCATCGGCGACGACCCCCACGACGTGCCCATGAAGATCTTTCCGGGCATGCACTACACCATGGGCGGGCTATGGGTGGACTTCAAGCAGGCCACCAACCTGCCCGGCATCTTCGCTGCCGGCGAGTGCGAATACCAGTACCACGGCGCCAACCGCCTGGGCGCCAACTCCCTGGTCTCCTGCATCTGGGGAGGCTTCGTGGCCGGCCCCGAGGCGGTCAAATACGCCGCCTCCGCTCCCCCCGCCACCAACGGCTGCTTCGAGGCCGAGCGCAAGCGCCAGGAGGAGATCAACGCCCGCCTGGTGAAGTCCGACGGCACCGAGAACCCCTTCCGCCTGTGGCGCGAGTTGGGCGAGATCATGACCCGCAACTGCACCGTCATCCGCTACAACAAGAACCTGAAAGAGACCGATACCAAGCTTCATGAATTGCTGGAGCGTTTCCAGCATATCAACCTGAGCGACAAGCAGATGTGGGCCAACACCACCTTCACGTTCACGCGCCAGCTCTACAACATGCTGCAATTGGCCCGGGTCATCGCCCAGGGCGCGGGCATGCGGGACGAGAGCCGCGGCGCTCATTACAAGCCCGAGTTCCCCGAGCGCGACGACAAGAACTGGCTCAAGACCACCAAGGCCTACTTCGCGGCCGATGCCGACGAGCCCCGCTTCGAGTTCGAAGCCGTGGACACCTCGCTCATCCCACCGCGACCCAGGAAATACTGA
- a CDS encoding DUF5715 family protein, which translates to MGTRGLRLFLILSLLSSSHLFGASAHTRATVRVRRTRARHIYWNPVFRGSRQSLIKQNEEIDRLQLPRIEDDAQLDDLILRQELVPLPASESLAVAGNLPQNRRYCRPWTADFVSDLSQAYYLQFGRPLLVTSAVRTVEVQHKLRRHNRNAAPESGETASSHLAGLTIDISKRGMSKQEKHWMDDYMLPLKQMGLIEPEEERRQPVFHVMVSQRYAEWKQLLPGPDTSLAAVPAGK; encoded by the coding sequence ATGGGAACCCGCGGTCTCCGGCTTTTCCTCATCCTCTCGTTGCTCTCCTCCAGCCATCTGTTCGGGGCTTCGGCCCACACGCGCGCGACCGTTCGCGTCCGCCGCACTCGCGCCCGGCACATCTACTGGAACCCGGTCTTCCGGGGCTCGCGCCAGTCCCTCATCAAGCAGAACGAAGAGATCGACCGCCTGCAGCTTCCCCGCATCGAGGACGACGCCCAGCTCGACGACCTGATCCTGCGCCAGGAATTGGTGCCGCTGCCCGCCAGCGAGAGCCTGGCCGTGGCCGGCAACCTGCCCCAGAACCGGCGCTACTGCCGTCCCTGGACCGCGGACTTTGTCAGCGACCTGAGCCAGGCCTATTACCTGCAATTCGGCCGGCCCCTGCTGGTGACCTCGGCGGTGCGCACGGTGGAGGTGCAGCACAAACTCCGCCGCCACAACCGCAACGCTGCTCCCGAGAGCGGCGAAACCGCCTCCTCCCATCTCGCCGGACTCACCATCGACATCTCCAAGCGCGGCATGAGCAAGCAGGAGAAGCACTGGATGGACGACTACATGCTCCCGCTCAAGCAGATGGGGCTGATCGAGCCGGAGGAGGAGCGCCGCCAGCCCGTCTTTCATGTTATGGTGTCGCAACGCTATGCCGAATGGAAGCAACTGCTGCCGGGCCCTGACACCTCTCTGGCCGCCGTTCCGGCCGGCAAGTAA
- a CDS encoding succinate dehydrogenase, with protein sequence MATSAGPSSEVSSPAVRPGVAPLRAGQGYSFVLRRLHSLTGIVPIGAFLMEHFFSNAFAQNGPAAYNDTVKFLTGLPFVTWIECLFIWMPILYHALYGLWIWFRGESNVLDYPWTGNWMYTAQRWTGGITFVYIVFHTTTMRFLGEHLITHPEYGFTKVWTEFRNPWIVAFYVVGIVAASWHFAYGLWLFAAKWGLAVGRNAHRKFGFVCLGIALLLIVVGLSTVWAFLSYTPPPSPAAQTLVVH encoded by the coding sequence ATGGCTACTTCGGCGGGTCCTTCTTCGGAAGTGTCGTCCCCTGCGGTGCGTCCGGGAGTGGCCCCCCTGCGCGCGGGCCAGGGGTATTCCTTCGTCCTTCGCCGCCTGCACTCCCTCACCGGCATCGTTCCCATCGGCGCTTTCCTGATGGAGCACTTCTTCTCCAACGCCTTCGCCCAGAACGGTCCCGCCGCCTACAACGACACCGTCAAGTTCCTCACCGGGCTGCCTTTCGTCACCTGGATCGAGTGCCTCTTCATCTGGATGCCCATCCTCTACCACGCCCTCTACGGCCTGTGGATCTGGTTTCGCGGCGAGTCCAACGTCCTCGACTATCCCTGGACGGGCAACTGGATGTACACGGCCCAGCGCTGGACCGGCGGCATCACCTTCGTCTACATCGTCTTCCACACCACCACCATGCGCTTCCTCGGGGAGCACCTCATCACCCACCCCGAGTACGGCTTCACCAAGGTGTGGACCGAGTTCCGAAACCCCTGGATCGTGGCCTTCTACGTGGTGGGCATCGTGGCGGCCTCCTGGCATTTCGCCTACGGGCTCTGGTTGTTCGCCGCCAAGTGGGGGCTGGCAGTGGGTCGCAACGCGCATCGCAAGTTCGGATTCGTCTGCCTGGGGATCGCCCTGCTGCTGATCGTGGTGGGACTCTCCACGGTGTGGGCTTTCCTGAGCTATACCCCGCCGCCTTCGCCGGCGGCGCAGACCTTGGTGGTACATTGA